A genomic segment from Streptomyces sp. NBC_01233 encodes:
- a CDS encoding response regulator, giving the protein MSGDSPSKILLVAKERTLRTLLERLLVARGFAVVDGGSGVDAVDLLGSAGPIALVICERTGPGLDEVAMFEEIRRHPDHGRVPILALPPADPECTVRALEAGVSDCLAKPFHPTEFLARVERLARPDTAGA; this is encoded by the coding sequence ATGAGCGGCGATTCCCCGAGCAAGATCCTCCTTGTGGCGAAGGAGCGCACCCTCCGGACGCTGCTGGAGCGCCTCCTCGTCGCCCGGGGGTTCGCCGTGGTCGACGGCGGGAGCGGGGTGGACGCCGTTGACCTGCTGGGCAGCGCCGGACCGATCGCCCTGGTGATCTGCGAGCGCACCGGTCCCGGTCTGGACGAGGTGGCGATGTTCGAGGAGATCCGCCGGCACCCCGACCACGGGCGCGTGCCGATCCTGGCGCTGCCGCCCGCGGACCCGGAGTGCACGGTCCGCGCGCTGGAGGCCGGGGTGAGCGACTGCCTCGCGAAGCCGTTCCACCCCACCGAGTTCCTGGCCCGCGTCGAACGCCTCGCCCGTCCGGACACCGCGGGCGCGTGA